The sequence GAGACACAGTAACCAGCATCCTCATTGATTTCAACGGCTTCTGAACTTTTGAAAACAGAAGTTCTGGTTGCTAATGACAGCGACACCGCTGACCTTGACAATACATGAATCTTCTGTCAAACTGGGAAGGACTGCAAGACCAACATTAAGAggatatacaatgcattcggaaagtattcctaccccttgttttttccacattttgttacgttacagccttattcaaaaatgtattaaataaactcatcaatctacacacaatagcccataaatacaaagcaaaaacaggtttttagacatttttgcaaatgtattaaaaataaaatacgtattcagaccctttgctatttgactcgaaattgagctcaggtgcatcctgtttccattggtcatccttgagatgtttctacaacttgattggagtccacctgtggtaaattcaattgattggacatgatttggaaaggcacacacctgtctttacaGTTGACcatgtatgtcagagcaaaaaccaagccatgaggtcgaacgaattgtccgtagagcgccgagacaggattgtgtcgaggcacagatctgaggaagggtacatttctacagcattgaagctccccaagaacacattgccCTCCAacattcttaagtggaagaagtttggaaccaccaagacttttcttAGAGCAAGcggcccggccaaactgagcaattgggggagaagggccttggtcagggaggtgatcaagaacccaatggccactctgacagagcttcagagatcctctgtggagatgggagaaccttccagaaggacaaccatctctgcagcactcaaccaatctggcctttatggtagagtggccagatggaagccactcctcagtaaaaggcacatgaccgcttgcattgagtttgccaaaaggcaccaagattgaactctttggcctgaatgccaagcgtcacatctggaggaaacctggcacaatcccagggtgaagcgtggtggcagcatcatgctgtggggaagtttttcagctgcagggactgggagactaatcaggatcgagggaaagctgaacggagcaaagtatagagatccttaatgaaaacctgctccagagcactcaggacctctgagtggcgaaggttcaccttccaacaggacaacgaccctaagcacacagccgagTCAATGtagaagtggctttgggacaagtctctgaatgtccttgagtggcccggccagagcccaatctaacatctctggagagacctgaaaatagttgtgcagtgacgatccccatccaacctgacagagcttgagaggatatgcagagaaaaatgggaggaactccccaaacacaggtgcgctaagcttgtagcgtcatacccaaggctgcgatcgctgccaaaggtgctttaacaaagtactgagtaaagttttttttttttcatttgatatatttgtaaatatttctaaaggtctgtttttgctttgtcattatggggtattatgtgtagattgaggaatgtttaaaaaaaatccatttcagaatcagactaacgtaaaaaaaaaaaaaaaaaagtggtaaagtcaaggggtctgaatacttcccaaatgGACTGTATGTTACAGTTGAAGATTCTTGACACACACTACTGTGGACTTGGCAAGACAGTTGTATGTAATTTAAATGTTTATTAATGTACAGTTCATATAGAAAAAGAAAATACTATGTATTTTACACAAATTATTATAAAAAGCTTTCAAATGAAACCGGTTTACATTAATAAATTAGAAAATATTTGTTTTCTTCAGTATGTTGGACTCTAAGATTTTCTTTCCTTGTGTGTACATAGTACAGTAGGGTGGGAAAATAAATTGTTTAACATctgtcttaataaagtgtctcTTGGCATTTCAAACTCTTTGGGCAATCTTATACACGGTAAAAAGTAGTTATCTTGACAATACTGCATTCCAAAAGAGAGTAGcagattttaacattaatttaTCATGTTTGACTTTACCTTAGGCATCCCTCTCAAGCCCTGTACACTGAGAAGGGACAATAGCAGATAAGCTCAGCTCTAGCAGAGATACAGTGCGCTCCAAAAGGATAGGGACAGTGACACATGTTTTGTTTTGGCTATGTACTACAGCACTTTCgatgcagactgtcagctttaatttgaaggtattttcatccatatgagccgtttagaaatgacagcactttttgtacatgttctcccccccattttaggggccCAAAAGTATTGTGACAAATTCACTTGTGATTCAAAGTTGTCAAAAgtttatttggtcccatattcttagcacacaatgattacatcaagcgtATGACTCTACAAACTCGTTGGAGTCATTTGctgttttgtttgtgtttcagattattttgtgcccaatttGTGTTAGGAATATCGGACCAAATACATTGGTGAATTTGTTCCAATACTTTTAgttcccccattttaggggaccatgTACAAAAAgtcagtcattgtataatttcaatttccaagtgctggagtacagagccaaaacaacaaataatcactgtcccaatacttttggagctcactgtatttcTAATATACGGCCCTGGACAACAGTAATGTCTAAAGTCTTCGCACAGATGCCAATGAGCAACGTGTAAAGTTATTACATTAAAGGCCTGGGGACAGATCACAACATTAAATTGATGGACTCTGAAAAGCACTGTGCATAACTTctcatagtaacacagtaacataaTTGTGGGCATTCTGAAATGAAAATAGATTTTCATGGTTGGCCATTAATATAAATAATTTTCCATTCAAATAAATCTTTACTATTCCTATAACATTGTGCACATCTGGAATGGTTTTAGAAAAAGGTAACTTATATCGCCGCTAACTGGTTGAAAATAGCTGCTAACTTATTATGTAACAATATGTACCTGAAAAAATAAATCAAAGACCTTTCTTAAGGTCTTTGATTTAACCTGCAAATAGTTAAAATCAGCATCAGATATCATCCGTGTGCTCATTCATTGTCACTGACACACAGCACAGCAATGTTCATTGCACACAAAAGTTCATGCATATTTACAACGCAGCAactaaaaaatgtatatatatattttttttttaatccgtGACTTACATAGAACATAATCATTTAGGCAAAAATAAGAAAAGTACATTGAAAAAATGTTGAGGATACATCATTAAATCAATATGATAAAAATAAGAATTCTATGCTGTAGCAAAAAAAAAAGGCTGAGCAGGCAACATCGGGAAATGAGAAAAATGGAAACACCTATTTAATTGAACTGTTAGGTGGGGATGGGGGCAGGACATCTGTTGGCATCAGGTGTGAGATCTTGATCCAGCTCGAAGCTGACGAAGGAGGCTTTGCCCTCCGGCTGCTCCATGGCTGGCTGCTGGATCTCCTGGTTGTGCTCCTCCTCAAAACGACGTTCTGCCTCCTCAGACAGccggttctcctcctcctcctcatcctcctgtcAGTCACAACATGAATGAGAAGCAGGAATATTACAAAGTAGTAGTAACAAATTAGAAGTAATGAAGCATTCCAAGGTCTGTAAACAGATGCTTTCCACAAAGACAAGACAACAACGTACCTCCTTTTTCATTCTGTAGTACTCGTCAATAGCATACTGGTACTTGGGTGAGGTAATTCCGAACAATGAGGCCATTCTCTCCCCAAGATAGTCACAAACTGAAAGTAAAAAGCACAAGGCAGAGGCACAGTATTAAAAACACACAGAACATTCAATTTATATAGGCTACATTTTAAGTCACTCATCATACATGTTTATCTTTAGAGTGTAGTATACAAAATACCACATTTACCTGAAATAGTGGAGGTTGCCACTCTCCAAATGTGAAACCAAAAGTATGGACCCCAATTCAACTTGGACTGTatcaaaaacatgacacaataaGAAAACAAagttaacaaaatgtgggaattATTCATTATATTCAAGTGCATGTCATGGAGTAAAGGTCAGAGAAACCAACCGGGTCAGCTGAGGTCTTAACAGCGATAGAAACTTGCACTTCCTCATCTTCATCTGTGCTGTATTCCGCCATGGTCTCGCCACTGGCAAAGTAAATCGTTCTACGGGGCACCTTCTGCTTCTTCATCCCCATGTCTCCCAGCTCCACACTCTCAAACTCCTTCACCATATTGGAGCTCTGTCAATCATCATAACAACAGTTCATTCTCCAGACGTGTTTGGTTACATACAGCTGGTAGAAACAGAATTTTACTATCATAATTTAACTACTAGAAAGAATAGCAGCTACATTATGGTTGTTGACATTTGTCACACATTTGAATGAAAACATTCCAACGCAGCATGTTTATTCAAGCAGTTTCTGTGAGTGTTTAATTCGTACCGTAGCGAATGAAAGCGTGCTAGTGGCTGTTACTATGGTAGCTAGCTATGCATGTCGTATAAATATACAATTGTGAACGAATTGGCAACAGAATGCACATATTTATTCCTGTTCGAGACAGCTTCCtactagctagatagctactagCCAGCTGCTGAGGCTAACGTTACAGTACAATgaagtagctagccagctagctaaaaaaAACACACAGTCGTTTTTTTGTTGGCTAAACTCATGAGAACAGGTATAACATTTGAATAATCACACCTTTTCAGTGTCCATAGCTTGCCACAAAGAGATGATGACATTAGAGAGATACAGCGACGCCGTTCTTATGCCGCGTTCAAATCAACTCGGAAGTGTCCTTCTTCCAACATCAGTTTCTTCAAGACAACTGATCTTGCAAAAAatcgaagcactgtttcctgaagcattctgccctgttctgaaagaactccctgggtttaccgTCATGTTGTGCCTGGATGTTTGGTCGTgtcgttttattaatttgttcgtTATGAGAGACTCATTTCTAAGCACTTCCCCACATAAAACACATTGTGGGCGCTCCTCgttatttctcaaagtttgtatgAATGAGACAAAAAGTAATCACTGTATTTGCGTTTCATGAcgattgagctcagtcagaacttgtggctagcATGAGTCCATTTCGTGACAGCGGTGAGTGATGGCGAGTGGGAATAATAAGTCAGTGGCATGAACGACAGCGCTGCAGCATGTGGGTCGCGGAGTGATCTTCAACAAAACTCCAGAAAAAAATATCTGGTAAACCGCGAAGAACACGGgcatctccctctacctctcccactcgcgcagctgccaaactgagcagagaccgctgctaagcagagagcgcagttgcacttggccaaataaattccagtaattaatgaaataattatacatttacgtGGCGACTCACCATTAACAGGTCCGCTGCGACCCATTCTTTAAGAAACGCTGCTGTAATTTATACCATACACTTTTACAACATTCATTTCATTTTGATAATGTTAAAGTACTAACTAACAATGGAATGTTCCtcaataaaattgaagatggGACTTTAAATGGGTGTCCCAACTCTATGGTCACTAAAGAACCGAGGTaaagttggttttatattcacacattcgaacattcaacagacattcgcCAAAGGCCATTTACAAATGttaaaatcaataactaattaaTCGTTTGTCACATAATCATCAAACTagatatgatttattctataaacgTCTtgcatacttttacaacctttgttttgaatacaaattccagttttgattttatagaaatatgtaaatatattttatgtatttCTATAAAATGAAAACCTGGAATTTTCCCCtaaaacaaaggttgtaaaagtatccTAGACATTTATAGAAAAATAATACCTAGTTTGATGTTTCTGTGACAAacggtgaattagttattgatttatacttctttaaatggcattttatagattttatgtatttctatcaaatcaGAACTGGAATGTTTACTCAAggcaaaggttgtaaaagtatactAGA is a genomic window of Salvelinus namaycush isolate Seneca chromosome 15, SaNama_1.0, whole genome shotgun sequence containing:
- the LOC120059923 gene encoding protein FAM177A1-like, with product MDTEKSSNMVKEFESVELGDMGMKKQKVPRRTIYFASGETMAEYSTDEDEEVQVSIAVKTSADPSKLNWGPYFWFHIWRVATSTISVCDYLGERMASLFGITSPKYQYAIDEYYRMKKEEDEEEEENRLSEEAERRFEEEHNQEIQQPAMEQPEGKASFVSFELDQDLTPDANRCPAPIPT